Proteins from a single region of Juglans microcarpa x Juglans regia isolate MS1-56 chromosome 5S, Jm3101_v1.0, whole genome shotgun sequence:
- the LOC121266810 gene encoding tetraspanin-19-like isoform X1 — protein sequence MGSIAKTCLRSLLKVANSAMGIVGIMLILYSCWMIRVWQRDSSHVDYSSTGPWFMYTFLGIGVTMGVITCLGHIAADSAHGYCLSCYVVIISFLLLLETAMSADILLNSDWEKDLPEDPTGRFHDFEDFVKSNFDFCKWIGFMIILAQGNVMVQNYTNITNMQLGTHFYVPFMPACSKIFSLDLNAHVLHLQGFSILLAVALRTLGPSYYNYDSDGDYAPERLPLVNNKVQPPPYVKDPSDPRSAINYNTWNANK from the exons ATGGGAAGTATTGCGAAGACTTGCCTAAGGTCATTGCTGAAAGTTGCGAATTCCGCTATGGGTATAGTGGGGATTATGCTGATTCTGTATAGTTGTTGGATGATTAGAGTTTGGCAGAGAGATTCATCCCATGTTGATTATAGTTCTACTGGTCCGTG GTTCATGTACACTTTTCTTGGAATTGGTGTTACCATGGGTGTGATAACTTGCCTAGGCCATATTGCTGCCGATAGTGCACACGGTTATTGCCTCTCTTGT TATGTGGTGATTATCAGTTTtcttctactattggaaactgCAATGTCAGCAGATATACTCCTGAATTCTGACTGGGAGAAG GATTTGCCTGAGGATCCAACTGGGAGGTTCCATGACTTCGAAGATTTTGTGAAGTCAAACTTCGATTTTTGCAAATGGATAGGCTTTATGATCATCTTAGCTCAG GGAAATGTGATGGTTCAGAATTACACAAACATAACCAACATGCAATTGGGGACTCATTTTTATGTGCCATTCATGCCAGCTTGTTCAAAGATATTTTCCTTAGACCTGAATGCACATGTCCTTCACCTGCAGGGATTTTCGATTCTGTTGGCAGTAGCTCTGAGAACTCTAGGGCCATCCTATTATAACTATGATTCTGATGGGGATTATGCTCCCGAGAGGCTTCCGCTCGTAAACAATAAAGTTCAACCTCCACCTTACGTTAAGGATCCGTCTGATCCTCGTTCTGCCATCAATTATAACACCTGGAAT GCAAACAAGTGA
- the LOC121266810 gene encoding tetraspanin-19-like isoform X2 gives MGSIAKTCLRSLLKVANSAMGIVGIMLILYSCWMIRVWQRDSSHVDYSSTGPWFMYTFLGIGVTMGVITCLGHIAADSAHGYCLSCYVVIISFLLLLETAMSADILLNSDWEKDLPEDPTGRFHDFEDFVKSNFDFCKWIGFMIILAQGFSILLAVALRTLGPSYYNYDSDGDYAPERLPLVNNKVQPPPYVKDPSDPRSAINYNTWNANK, from the exons ATGGGAAGTATTGCGAAGACTTGCCTAAGGTCATTGCTGAAAGTTGCGAATTCCGCTATGGGTATAGTGGGGATTATGCTGATTCTGTATAGTTGTTGGATGATTAGAGTTTGGCAGAGAGATTCATCCCATGTTGATTATAGTTCTACTGGTCCGTG GTTCATGTACACTTTTCTTGGAATTGGTGTTACCATGGGTGTGATAACTTGCCTAGGCCATATTGCTGCCGATAGTGCACACGGTTATTGCCTCTCTTGT TATGTGGTGATTATCAGTTTtcttctactattggaaactgCAATGTCAGCAGATATACTCCTGAATTCTGACTGGGAGAAG GATTTGCCTGAGGATCCAACTGGGAGGTTCCATGACTTCGAAGATTTTGTGAAGTCAAACTTCGATTTTTGCAAATGGATAGGCTTTATGATCATCTTAGCTCAG GGATTTTCGATTCTGTTGGCAGTAGCTCTGAGAACTCTAGGGCCATCCTATTATAACTATGATTCTGATGGGGATTATGCTCCCGAGAGGCTTCCGCTCGTAAACAATAAAGTTCAACCTCCACCTTACGTTAAGGATCCGTCTGATCCTCGTTCTGCCATCAATTATAACACCTGGAAT GCAAACAAGTGA